A region of the Sminthopsis crassicaudata isolate SCR6 chromosome 6, ASM4859323v1, whole genome shotgun sequence genome:
cttaagatattagcaaaaagacttcagaaaatcatctccaggataatacactatgatcaagtaggatttattccaggaatgcagggctggtttaatattaggaaaactattaatataattgaccacattaataatcaaattaataagaaccatatgatcatctcaatagatgcagaaaaagcatttgacaaaatccaacatccattcctactaaaaactcttgagagtataggaataaatggactattccttagaataatcaggagcatatatttaagaccttcagtaagcataatatgcaatagaaataaactgcaacctttcccagtaagatcaggagtgaaacaaggttgcccactatcaccattactattcaatatagtactagaaatgctagcctcggcaataagagctgagaaagagattcaaggaattagagtaggaaatgaggaaatcaaactatcactttttgcagatgacatgatggtataccccaaagaaccccaaagactctgctaaaaagctactagaaataattcaaaatttcagcaaagtggcaggatacaaaataaatccacataaatcctcggcatttttatatatcactaacaaaatgcaacagcaagagatacaaagagaaattccattccaaacaaatgttgagagtataaagtatttgggaatccatctaccaaagaaaagtcaggaattatatgagaaaaattacaaaacactagccacaaaaataaaatcagatttaaataattggaaagacattcagtgctcttggataggccgagcgaatataataaagatgacaatactccccaaactaatctatttatttagtgctataccaatcagactcccaagaaactatttcaatgacctagaaaaaataacaacaaaattcatatggaagaataaaaggtcgagaattgcaagggaactaatggaaaaaaactcagaggaaggtggtctaagtgtacctgatctaaagctatattatatagcagcagtcaccaaaaccatttggtattggctaagaaatagaccggtagatcagtggaacagattagatacaaaggacaaaaaagggtacatctatagcaatctaatctttgacaaacccaaagataccaacattagggataaaaattcattatttggaaaaaaactgttgggaaaactggaatttaatatggcagaaattagatatggatccacacttaacaccatataccaagataagatcaaaatgggtccatgatttaggcataaagattgagataataaatagattagaggaatagaggatagtctacctctcagacttgtggaggaggaaggaatttatgaccagaggagaactagagatcattattgatcataaaatagaagattttgattacatcaaactaaaaagtttctgtacaaacaatactaatgcaaacaagattagaagggaagtaacaaattgggaaaatatttttaaaaacaaaggttctgacaaaggtctcatttccaaaatatatagagaactgaccctaatttataagaaaccgaaccattctccagttgataaatggtcaaaggatatgaacagacaattctcagatgaagaaattgaaactatatccactcacatgaaagagtgttccaaatcactactgatcagagaaaagcaaattaagacaactctgagataccactacacacttgtcagattggctaagatgacaggaacaaataatgatgaatgttggaggggatgtggggaaactgggacactaatacattgctggtggagttgcaaaagaatccagacattctggagagcaatctggatttatgcccaaaaagttatcaaactgtgcataccctttgacccagcagtgctactactgggcttatatcccaaagaaatactaaagagcggaaagagacatatatgtgccaaaatgtttgcggcagctctttttgttgtagctagaaactggaagatgaatggatgtccatcagttggagaatggttgggtaaattatggtatatgaaggttatggaatattattgctctgtaagaaatgaccagcaggaggaatacagagaggcctgaagagacttaaatcaactgatgctgagtgaaatgagcagaaccagaagatcgctctacacttcaacaacaatactgtatgaggatgtattctgatggaagtggaaatcttcaacataaagaaaaaccaactcacttccagttgatcaatgatggacagaggtagctacacccagagaagaaacactgggaagtgaatgtaaattgttagcactaatatatgtctgcccaggttgcatgtaccttcggaatctaatgtttattgtgcaacaagaaaatgatattcacacacatgtattgtatctagactatattgtaacacatgtaaaatgtatgggattgcctgtcatcggggggagggaatagagggagggggggataatttggaaaaatggatacaagggataatattataaaaatatatatataataaaaaattattaatttaaaaaaaaatctgatctcagacatttaacacttcctagctgtatgtcctttggcaagtcacttaaccccaattgcctcagcaaaaaattataataataataataataatataaacaaattatttttttaaagtgtagaaTAAAGCCAGGATTGCAGAGTAGAGAAAGCACTCAGCCAAGCTCTTCCAACATTCcactccaaacaactttaaaataccacctcaaatcaaattttgaagtAACATAACCAACAAGATACCAAGATGAGACATTCTTCTAGGCCAAATCAAATTAGGAAGTCAGAAGGAAATATCTATGACTCAGAGATAGAGGTTGGCTCAGAGCCCAAGTAGATGCAACACCAATAGTAGGACATGGTGGTAGTGACAAAATCAGCAGCCACTTCAGAAACCCTCAAGCCAGAGAAAGTAAGGGGGATAGTTAAAAAGAGCTTTGCTACCACTAGACAGGATTAAATGCCTTTTGGCAACTCCATTACCTATTTACTTCTAGTCACAGTTCAAAAGTGGAGTGGAGTACCTTCAATCATGAAGGAGTAGAGTCTCTAAGTAGTACACAAAGAATAAGGAAATTTGAGGAACAAGATTACTTGGGATCCCAGGGTGCAGGTGACTGAgtagaaaaatcatttcaatCCAGAGGGATGAGGACCCATTTTGATAAAAGGACAGACCAAAAGATCAGTGATCACAACTCTCCTCTGCTGGCATTACCTTAAAAACATCCAAAAACGTCCAGATCTCCAGAATTACTTTTGAAAACAGCAATGTGAAAAAACCTAAAGTTTAGGTCATTGTTTCTCCCCAGTCCTATGCTAGGAGCAGAGTTCAACTTTAATAAaaagttcaaagtcaaaaaaTAGTACTGgataaatgactaaacaacaacaaaaaaagtctaAATAGCTAGTGTAGTGCCAAGCAAGATCAAGATACAAATTCTAGAGGACAATGTCAAAATAACTCTAAGCaaacctcaaaggaaaaaaaaaagaattctaaggtACCAcatcacatctatcagattaaTAGAACCAGAACCTAACTGTCACATAAAAATGCCACGTCACAACAAAGGCAGAAAAAATTTGAGCAAAAAAAATGAGCttaactatagaaagttactatgatgataGGAAGGATCAAGACATGAGATTAGAAGAGGACAATTGTGTCAAAATGGCTGTGTGTGATGCCtcaaagcaaaaaatataatttggtctCAGACTGAAAAAGAATTTCCAGAAGAGcataaaaggattttttaaagcaaactaaagaagtgaaagaaaaattgggaaaagaaatgagaacattacaagagaatcataaaaaagtTACATGGAAATCGATTACTAAATCTTACCTAGGAAAAAAACTCCCAAAAAGTAGAGTtagctaaatagaaaaaaaaaaaagtgcaaaagctcactgaataaaataattccttaaaatcagaattgaacaagtggaaaCTGGTGACTGTGAGACACAtggcaaaacaaaattttaaaaagataagaaggaaaagaaaaagaagatgatgatggtggtgatgatgattgatgatgaagaagatgatgaagaagtagatatgaaatttctcattggaaaacaattaacctagaaaatagatccaggagagatcatgTAAGAATGATTGGACATGAAAGCCATGAtccataaggggaaaaaaagacctcAAAAGAATTTTTCCCATGGATTACATCAATTTTTCCAAATCCacgtaaaggtagttttcaacaatcatttttataATGGTTCCAAAGtttttatctttcccttcctcccttttctctcccctcctctgaTACAGCTTAAACAGGTATAAttctttgaaacatatttccatatttggcatgttgtacaataaaaatgaaacacaagaaagtaaaaagcaaagaaataaacaaattaaaaaataaactaataaaagatgaaaataccatgCATTAGGCTACATTCACtttttatagttctctttctggatacagatggcatttttcatcccaagtctattgaaattgtcttggattactacattgttgagaagagctaagtctatcatagatGATCAgaacataatcttgctgttactgtggacagtcttcttttggttctgctcacttcatttatcattagttcatgtaagtcttgtcaggtttttctgaaatcagcctgctcattatttcttataaaacactaatattccattacattcatatatcctGCATTATttaaccattatccaattgataggcatcccttcaatttccaaatccTTGACATTTCACAAAAGAGCTGTtatgaacatttttgcatatgtgactCCTTATCCTTCTTTCATTACCTCTTTGGACTATAAGCTCAGTAGTGATACTGgtagatcagaaggaaagcacaGTTTTACAGCCATAGTATGTACAGGGCATAGtctaaacatcatctttcaagaaattgtaaaagaaaacttcATTGATATATTAGaactagagagtaaaatagaaattgaaaaaaatacatactATATGCATTTAATAACTATAAGTAGAAAAAATTGTAAAAGCTTAAATAGATCATGTGAAATTGCAAACCTTCTGCATAAATAAACTGCATCAAATATAAGAATAAAGGGAATCAAATGGGGGAAATTtgcataatatttttcatataatggTATGAAATACAAGATTTATAGAACAGATACAGAAATAGGTAAGACCAAAAGTCATTCCTTGGTAGATAAATAATtgagcaaaggatatgaacaaatggatttcaaaaaattaattacaaaccACTTACTACTATATGAAAAATACTCCTAATCACTAATAAGAGATAACTAAATCAAAATGTCCTTTAAATTCTACCTCAAATTGGAAATGTACCTCAAAGCTGAGAAAAGATAGAATTAATCAATGTAGCAGGGATTATAGAAAGGTAAAACAATTCATTTCTAGGAAACTTATGAATtaattttggaattatgcaaatgaaGAGACTGAAATATTCTACTATTTGTCCCAGAGATTCTGCTGCTACACTACAAGAAGgccattggttaaaaaaaaaaaaaaaaggaggtaaggaaggaaagaaggaaaaaaggaaagaaggaaggaagagaagggaaggataaaagaagggatggagggaaggaagaagggagaaaggaatgaaggaagatagataatagctagatagatagatcagTGCTTTTGTAATGTGGTTGTGGTAGCGACAAAGAAGTAGAAACCAGCTTTATATCTATTGATTGTAGAATAGCTagataaattatgacatatgaagataatggaatatttgtgttataaaaaatgGTGAATGTGATGAGTAGAGATGTATAACAGGACTTAGCAAAAGCTGACAAAAATgacagagtcaagaaaacaatgtATGCAATGTCATGTAATGGgaagaacaaacaaaacaactgaaaaggaatgttgcaaaattataagaataatctTGGCCCCAactaagaaatatgagaaaatactTCCATCTACTGCTTTCCTGAAATGGGAGTTATGTGTAGAATACTGTACacatgtcagattttttttttttttttttttttgcaaagcaattggtgtcaagtgacttgccgagggttAACATAGCttataactattaagtgtctcagactggatttgaactcagatcttcctgacttcagggctggtgctctatcctttgCCTCATTTAATTGACCTCCCGATTTTTTCAAAGTATTATCTATTGGggttttttctcttcttactcttatttcttttaaacaatactATATGGCTTAATTTTCTAGGAGGGTGCAGGGGCTGGAGATAGGAGTAAATTTAGACCATCAAATAATAGAtagcaaatatatttatttaaattttaagtaataAAACACTCATTTATGTTTTCTATCTTATATGtttaaattcaaaatgtttatttaaaggAGAATATCAGGCAGAAATAAGAAAGCTAGTGACTGGAACTTTAGATAAGTGGCTATTGGTCAGTCACCCTGACATGGAAACTGGCCCAATATTCACTATTAcattttgcttctttattaaaGAGAAATATGTTAGATTGCTTAATACCAGTTATCAAGATTAACATTTACATTAATTCCAGAACAAAGTGAAACTTGCTGTTGTCTTTTTTGTATTAATTGGCCTATATATTGTCATTCAATTGATTATATCAAGCATGTTTAATTATCATACAATAGTTTCAgtttttgtctgtattttcttttttaaaatcaggtatAGTTGCTCCTAGTaattaaatttttcctttctgtgaATGCTTAACTTTTCATTATaaactttaaatgaaaaagagatttcaTAGTATCTCACATCAGATATATAATTTCTCCTCTATGTGAATTACCTCTTAGTgggaaaaacaattattttgaaagtCATTTCCTAGTATctaaataaagatataataaaattagTGGGAGAGGtctattctttttattaatttgcttcAAGGCTTCTTGAGAAAGTCAAAAGAAGAAAGGGTTTAGAGTTTAgcatatttgaagaaaaattaaataaaagaaaattaatccaTATTTAAGAGACTTAATTTAGGTACTTTTAGCTATTCATATAATATGTTATTATTGacattatgttttccttttttcaaagatTTGTTTGTGGAGGAGTTGTGTCTCATTGTCTTCACGGTGAAGATCAGCTGTCACTCAGCAGGGACACTGTCagaagaaattataagaaattgTCCTAAAGAGCTCTTCCATGGGGACTGTGCCTGACCCACTGAGGTTGACCAAATCTTCCCTGATAGGAActccagaaaagaaagaagattttcAAGaccagaaaccttccattccccAGCAGACATCAATCATTGCCTTTACCAATGCTAATAGTCTTCCTTGTTTTCCTTCAGAATCTGTTAGAATTGGCTTGTTAGACCTCAGCTGCTCTAGACCACTAGAAAACATAATGAAGGACTCTGAGCATGATCTTACCCAGACAGTCATGTCTTCTGGTATTTCCAGTGAGGATGAAAAATTACCTCCCACATACAGCAGCCCTTCTAATAGCTCTCAACATCAGGGCAGCAGTGAACATGTAGCACAAATTCCAGGTCCATTTGTAGACTTGACCCATACTGTGGCAAGAGTAAAAGAGGAAAGCAGCCATCCCACACCTTATGATGAGCCAAAGATCTTGACAGATGTTGTTTCTTTGACTTCATTAGAACAATCTTCAAAAACATCTCAGCAGTCTAGCCTCACTACCAAACAGTTAGTATGCTTTACAGAACAAGAAAAAACACTGCAAGCAGAGCATCTGTCCTCTAGATTCAAAGAAATAGGTACAATGACAAGCCTAGATGAGAGTGGATTTGTGGCAGAGGAGAGAGCAAAGAGAACTTGGCAAGATGCTGAAGTTCAGACAGTAATCAGTACGGAGAGCAGAGCTGTCTCTACCAGTCCAAGTATCCTTGCTACATTCTTAAACAAAATTTCTCCTCCTGAGACTCTGGAGGAACAAGAGCATTTGTATATTATTTATCAGAGCAACAGTAACATGAACAATCCAACAGGGCTCTTTGACAAATCAGTAGGTCCAAGAGGAGCACCTTCCCATTTTGATAACAAGAGAGAAGTACATGTACAAGGAGCTACTGGTGATTCTTCAAACATACCAACTTTCCAAGTGGACAATAAGTCAACAGATTCAGCAGCCACAGTCTTTAAAGTGGCATCAAACGATGGAATATCTAACCTCTGTTTCCAAAAGCCATCAAGTGAAAACAAAACTATATGCAAGGAAAAACAGCAGGCAGTAGAAATGGCCAGTGAAGGAGAAACTCAGGTCATTACACAGGCAGTACCTACTACACTCATCCCATCCAATAC
Encoded here:
- the GPRIN3 gene encoding G protein-regulated inducer of neurite outgrowth 3, with amino-acid sequence MGTVPDPLRLTKSSLIGTPEKKEDFQDQKPSIPQQTSIIAFTNANSLPCFPSESVRIGLLDLSCSRPLENIMKDSEHDLTQTVMSSGISSEDEKLPPTYSSPSNSSQHQGSSEHVAQIPGPFVDLTHTVARVKEESSHPTPYDEPKILTDVVSLTSLEQSSKTSQQSSLTTKQLVCFTEQEKTLQAEHLSSRFKEIGTMTSLDESGFVAEERAKRTWQDAEVQTVISTESRAVSTSPSILATFLNKISPPETLEEQEHLYIIYQSNSNMNNPTGLFDKSVGPRGAPSHFDNKREVHVQGATGDSSNIPTFQVDNKSTDSAATVFKVASNDGISNLCFQKPSSENKTICKEKQQAVEMASEGETQVITQAVPTTLIPSNTKSVDKISTHACNQADVSHGLGKAETKSSELSTKTVNAYQAESTPSDPCHKPLSPDNELHKFDSLNVTDKGSATEKTLPTQIVKEGDHTDPKADIKPKMETKAELLCPNAEGLSVLTPTTGRKNQDKASEESKQTKSVTSLGLPGELMGESSPNSGKRTPSRSIKASPRRASRVSEFLKEQKLNVTAAAAQVGFTPGEKKKLGSDAKLQFKQSKQVRDVIWDEQGMTWEVYGASVDPESLGLAIQNHLQKQIKEHEKLINVQSNQNRKSISSDTSSNKKLKGRQHNMFQAMMQNLRRPNCCVHPAPSSVLD